One part of the Tenacibaculum sp. 190130A14a genome encodes these proteins:
- a CDS encoding amidohydrolase family protein, producing the protein MKRILLSFVLLFSFLQTFSQDTYIHCGKLLDTEKGIVKEKQTIAVKGNKIMMVYDGYITPRGKGIVTIDLKDKVVMPGLIDMHVHIEKEHSPKTRLEKYILNEADRAFNSVGFAKTTLLNGFTTVRDLGGTGVNISLRNAINAGKLPGPRIFTAGKSIGTTGGHADPTNGSSRKLVGNPGPKEGVVNSVEDAKKAVRQRYKNGADCIKITATGGVLSVAKSGDNPQFTIEEVKAICEMAKDYGMHVAAHAHGDEGMQRAILGGVKTIEHGTYMSDETMELMKKHNAYLVPTITAGKEVEEKAKVKGFYPEIVVPKALAVGPQIQGTFARAYKKGVGIAFGTDAGVFEHGINGKEFRYMVEAGMPAIEAIQSATITNAKILEMENEIGKIEKGFFADIIAVNEDPTEKISTMENVVFVMKNGEVYKKN; encoded by the coding sequence ATGAAGAGAATTCTTTTATCGTTCGTTTTATTATTTAGTTTTTTACAAACCTTTTCTCAAGATACTTATATTCATTGCGGAAAATTGCTTGATACTGAAAAAGGAATTGTTAAAGAGAAACAAACTATAGCAGTTAAAGGAAATAAAATTATGATGGTTTACGATGGTTATATAACTCCAAGAGGTAAGGGAATTGTAACTATTGACCTTAAAGATAAAGTGGTAATGCCTGGTCTTATAGACATGCATGTACACATCGAAAAAGAGCATAGCCCTAAAACAAGATTAGAAAAATACATTTTAAATGAAGCAGATAGAGCGTTTAATTCTGTTGGGTTTGCTAAAACAACACTATTAAACGGGTTTACTACTGTAAGAGATTTAGGAGGAACAGGGGTAAACATATCGTTAAGAAATGCTATCAACGCAGGTAAGCTTCCTGGGCCAAGAATATTTACAGCAGGTAAATCTATAGGAACTACGGGAGGGCATGCAGATCCGACCAATGGTAGTAGTAGAAAATTAGTAGGGAATCCAGGACCAAAAGAAGGGGTGGTAAATAGTGTTGAAGATGCTAAGAAAGCAGTAAGACAACGTTATAAAAATGGAGCTGATTGTATAAAGATAACAGCAACTGGTGGTGTATTAAGTGTTGCTAAGAGTGGAGATAATCCACAGTTTACAATTGAAGAAGTCAAAGCGATTTGTGAAATGGCAAAAGACTATGGTATGCATGTGGCGGCACATGCTCATGGAGATGAAGGAATGCAGCGAGCTATTTTAGGAGGAGTAAAAACCATTGAACATGGAACTTATATGAGTGATGAAACGATGGAGCTGATGAAAAAGCATAATGCATATTTAGTTCCAACTATTACTGCAGGAAAAGAAGTAGAGGAAAAAGCAAAAGTAAAGGGGTTTTATCCAGAAATTGTAGTCCCTAAAGCTTTAGCAGTAGGCCCACAAATTCAAGGCACCTTTGCAAGAGCTTATAAAAAGGGAGTAGGTATTGCTTTTGGAACAGATGCAGGAGTATTTGAACATGGAATTAATGGAAAAGAATTTAGATATATGGTAGAAGCTGGGATGCCTGCTATAGAGGCCATACAATCTGCTACCATTACCAATGCGAAGATTTTAGAAATGGAAAATGAGATAGGGAAAATTGAAAAGGGATTTTTCGCTGATATTATTGCCGTAAATGAAGATCCTACAGAGAAAATTAGTACGATGGAGAATGTCGTTTTTGTTATGAAAAATGGAGAAGTTTATAAGAAAAATTAA
- a CDS encoding SDR family oxidoreductase, with the protein MKHIVITGTSRGIGFELAQQYANEGHKILALSRNTKPLDIVNHKNITTISVDLSSEKDINKAIDFVKTKWNQVDILINNAGKLVNKPFEQLTTQDFEEVYKVNVFAVAALTKNLLPFMNKGSHVVTVSSMGGIQGSMKFPGLAAYSSAKGAVITLSELLAEEYKEQQIAFNVLALGAVQTEMLEEAFPGYVAPLSAKEMADYIFDFALNGNKYYNGKVLQVSSSTP; encoded by the coding sequence GTGAAACACATAGTAATTACAGGAACAAGTAGAGGAATTGGATTTGAACTAGCGCAACAATACGCTAACGAAGGACACAAAATATTGGCTTTATCTAGAAATACAAAACCTTTAGACATCGTTAATCACAAAAACATTACCACTATTTCAGTAGACTTATCTTCAGAAAAAGATATTAATAAAGCTATTGATTTTGTTAAAACTAAATGGAATCAAGTTGATATTCTTATCAATAATGCAGGTAAATTAGTAAACAAACCTTTTGAACAATTAACAACACAAGATTTTGAAGAAGTTTATAAAGTAAATGTATTTGCTGTAGCTGCATTAACAAAAAACCTTCTACCATTTATGAATAAAGGAAGTCATGTAGTTACCGTAAGCAGTATGGGTGGAATTCAAGGAAGCATGAAATTTCCTGGTCTTGCCGCTTATAGTTCTGCTAAGGGTGCAGTAATTACCTTATCTGAATTACTAGCAGAAGAATACAAAGAGCAACAAATAGCTTTTAATGTATTGGCTTTAGGTGCAGTTCAAACAGAAATGCTAGAAGAAGCATTCCCTGGTTATGTAGCCCCCTTATCAGCCAAAGAAATGGCTGACTATATTTTTGACTTTGCTTTAAATGGCAACAAATATTATAACGGTAAAGTATTACAAGTATCTAGCTCTACTCCATAA
- a CDS encoding SprT-like domain-containing protein has translation MKETLLKYIPAKAIPLVEYLINKHKVHLKIVSQRQTKHGDFRRLPNGHMQITVNNNLNPYQFLMTLIHEIAHHVTYQKFGKVQPHGKEWKTVFQHLMLPFLRPEIYPKEMLPYLANHFKNPKASTDADAKLSLALRGGMAENGKNFIFEIPNGSVFQFKNTLYKKGSIRRTRYECLNLDNKRVYLFNQNAEVILIPSK, from the coding sequence TTGAAAGAAACACTTCTTAAATACATTCCTGCCAAAGCAATTCCATTAGTTGAGTATTTAATCAACAAACATAAGGTACACTTAAAAATTGTGAGTCAACGACAAACCAAACACGGTGATTTTAGACGTTTACCAAATGGGCATATGCAAATTACGGTGAACAATAATTTGAATCCTTATCAGTTTTTGATGACTTTAATTCATGAGATTGCACATCATGTCACCTATCAAAAATTTGGAAAAGTTCAACCACATGGAAAAGAGTGGAAAACGGTTTTTCAGCATTTAATGTTACCATTTCTTCGTCCCGAAATTTACCCCAAAGAAATGCTACCTTATTTAGCAAACCACTTCAAAAACCCGAAAGCAAGTACTGATGCTGATGCTAAATTATCTCTAGCTTTAAGAGGAGGTATGGCTGAAAACGGAAAGAATTTTATCTTTGAAATTCCTAATGGAAGTGTTTTTCAGTTTAAAAACACACTTTATAAAAAAGGGAGTATTAGAAGAACACGTTACGAATGTTTAAATTTAGACAATAAACGAGTGTATCTTTTTAATCAGAATGCAGAAGTAATATTAATCCCCTCTAAATAA
- a CDS encoding mannose-1-phosphate guanylyltransferase, whose product MNNNYYAVIMAGGVGSRFWPVSTQEFPKQFHDMLGTGESLIQRTYNRIERLIPSENILIATNKRYEQLVFEQLPKVTHQQLLLEPAMRNTAPCILYAALKIYQQNPNGVMLVAPSDHWIENEKEFTENIKTSFDACAQQDILMTLGIQPNSPNTGYGYIQFENNSSEIKKVKNFTEKPDLVTAKQFIESGDYLWNAGIFVWSVQSILNAFKIHLPEMVAILDDGSNVYNTDFEDDFIRSNYEKCENISIDYGIMERSNNVHVLPVSFGWNDLGTWGSLYQKLEKDNSQNATVGANTLLRDAQGNMISTTSGKKVIIQGLHDFIIVEKDDVILICPRKDEQDIKQISTAAKEQF is encoded by the coding sequence ATGAATAATAACTATTACGCAGTAATCATGGCAGGAGGTGTTGGTTCGAGATTTTGGCCAGTTAGCACCCAAGAATTTCCGAAACAGTTTCATGACATGCTCGGTACAGGAGAATCTCTTATTCAACGTACATATAATAGGATAGAGCGCTTGATTCCTTCAGAAAATATATTAATAGCTACGAATAAACGCTATGAGCAGCTCGTTTTCGAACAATTACCTAAAGTTACTCATCAACAATTATTACTTGAACCTGCAATGCGTAATACAGCTCCTTGTATTTTATATGCCGCTTTAAAAATATATCAACAAAATCCAAATGGTGTTATGTTAGTAGCTCCATCGGATCATTGGATAGAAAATGAGAAGGAGTTTACAGAAAATATTAAAACATCATTCGATGCTTGCGCTCAACAAGATATTTTAATGACCTTGGGTATTCAACCTAATTCCCCAAATACTGGATATGGATACATTCAATTTGAAAATAATTCTTCAGAAATTAAAAAAGTAAAAAACTTTACCGAAAAACCAGATTTAGTAACTGCTAAACAGTTTATAGAAAGTGGTGATTACCTGTGGAATGCAGGAATTTTTGTTTGGTCAGTTCAAAGTATTTTAAACGCTTTTAAAATCCATTTACCAGAAATGGTTGCTATTTTAGATGATGGATCTAATGTATACAACACCGATTTTGAAGATGATTTTATACGTAGTAATTATGAAAAATGTGAAAACATTTCTATTGATTACGGAATCATGGAACGTTCGAATAATGTTCATGTATTGCCTGTTAGCTTTGGATGGAATGATTTAGGTACATGGGGTTCTTTGTATCAGAAATTAGAAAAAGACAATAGTCAAAATGCTACTGTTGGAGCAAACACTTTATTAAGAGATGCTCAAGGAAATATGATTAGTACAACATCTGGAAAGAAAGTGATCATTCAAGGCTTACATGATTTTATCATTGTTGAAAAAGACGATGTTATTTTAATTTGTCCTCGTAAAGATGAACAAGACATTAAACAAATTAGTACTGCTGCTAAAGAGCAATTCTAG
- a CDS encoding translation factor GTPase family protein, with protein MNYDQILNIGILAHVDAGKTTLTEHLLYHSGAIRNIGSVDKGSTITDSMALEKERGISIKATTTSFIWNNTKINLIDTPGHVDFSSEVARTLCVVDAVVLVVSAVEGVQAHTLTISDALQKLKIPTIIFINKIDRQGADSEEVLKQIKKELQFKTAPIYTSQNDGLDIANIQPVFHNEIISKEEKELLLEELVETDETLLEQYLNGINVSDETFIDAVVKNTSNANIVPVFTGIAKNNIGVEELLDGLTCFIKPQKEVKTEETSVYVYKLEHHKLHGAMAHVKVFSGELTSKSVIHNHTQARDTKINQSKIFHHTKHIDAPIKTGDIGIITGVIDTKSGDVLGNPDFIPKLPELNTPVLSVQVLPEQDQDYNNLAQALQIIDREDPSLQFKWHKSEKELLLLLMGDMQIEVLTHTLLERFSLPVRFTEPQIVYKETISQAAEGYIRYWMPKPCWAIMTFLIEPAPLNSGVTYQSIVSKNDIHNKYQNEIARTIPKALEQGLLGWEVTDVKITLINGEDHNVHSRPGDFNLATPMGIMKGLQAGGTHLLEPLMRFEIKTNEEFLGKLISELTTRRASIDSPNFENEIVHLTGTVPVATSLDLSIRLNAICGGRLRLRMVFYGYDVCPEGEGTSKTFKGVNPLDEAQWILHRRGAYKADERVI; from the coding sequence ATGAACTACGATCAAATTCTAAATATTGGAATTCTTGCACATGTTGATGCTGGTAAAACTACTTTAACCGAACACTTACTATACCATTCAGGAGCTATTAGAAATATTGGGAGTGTAGATAAAGGGTCTACCATAACTGATAGTATGGCCTTGGAAAAAGAACGAGGAATCTCTATTAAAGCTACTACAACTTCTTTTATTTGGAATAACACAAAAATTAATCTAATTGATACTCCTGGGCACGTTGACTTTTCTAGTGAAGTAGCTAGAACTTTATGTGTGGTAGACGCTGTTGTATTAGTTGTTTCAGCTGTTGAAGGAGTACAAGCACATACTTTAACAATTTCAGACGCTCTTCAAAAATTAAAAATTCCAACTATAATTTTCATTAACAAAATTGATCGTCAAGGTGCAGACAGTGAAGAAGTATTAAAACAAATAAAAAAAGAACTACAGTTTAAAACAGCACCTATTTACACAAGCCAAAATGATGGTTTAGATATTGCCAACATACAACCTGTTTTTCATAATGAAATTATAAGTAAAGAAGAAAAGGAACTGCTTTTAGAAGAACTAGTAGAAACAGATGAAACATTATTAGAACAATATTTAAATGGTATAAATGTTTCAGATGAAACCTTTATAGATGCTGTTGTTAAAAATACTAGCAATGCCAATATCGTTCCAGTATTTACTGGAATTGCTAAAAACAATATTGGCGTAGAAGAGCTTTTAGATGGATTGACTTGTTTTATCAAACCTCAAAAGGAAGTAAAAACTGAAGAAACCTCAGTCTATGTCTATAAACTGGAGCATCATAAGTTACATGGAGCAATGGCCCATGTCAAGGTTTTTTCTGGTGAATTAACGTCAAAATCCGTTATTCATAACCATACGCAGGCGCGAGATACTAAAATAAATCAATCTAAAATTTTCCATCATACCAAACATATCGATGCTCCAATAAAAACAGGTGATATTGGAATTATAACGGGAGTTATAGATACAAAATCAGGAGATGTTTTAGGAAATCCTGATTTTATCCCTAAACTTCCCGAACTAAATACTCCTGTGCTCAGTGTTCAAGTATTACCAGAACAAGATCAAGATTACAATAATCTCGCTCAAGCGTTACAAATTATTGATAGAGAAGATCCTTCTTTACAATTTAAATGGCACAAATCAGAAAAAGAACTTTTATTATTACTCATGGGTGATATGCAAATTGAAGTACTTACCCATACCTTATTAGAACGTTTTTCTTTACCTGTACGTTTTACAGAACCTCAAATTGTATACAAAGAAACGATAAGTCAAGCTGCTGAAGGTTATATTCGTTATTGGATGCCAAAACCTTGTTGGGCAATTATGACCTTTTTAATTGAACCTGCTCCCTTAAATTCTGGAGTTACTTACCAGTCTATTGTTTCAAAAAATGATATTCATAATAAATATCAAAATGAAATTGCCAGAACTATTCCAAAAGCTCTTGAACAAGGATTACTTGGTTGGGAAGTAACCGATGTAAAAATTACATTAATTAACGGAGAAGATCATAATGTACATTCCAGACCCGGTGATTTTAATCTTGCTACCCCTATGGGTATTATGAAAGGTTTACAAGCAGGAGGTACGCATTTGTTGGAACCTTTAATGCGCTTTGAAATAAAAACCAACGAAGAATTTCTTGGTAAACTCATTTCAGAACTTACTACTAGAAGAGCTAGTATTGATTCTCCTAATTTTGAAAATGAAATTGTACATCTTACAGGAACTGTTCCTGTGGCCACTAGTTTAGACTTAAGTATTAGATTAAATGCTATTTGCGGTGGACGTTTACGTTTACGAATGGTATTTTATGGATATGATGTTTGTCCAGAAGGAGAAGGGACTTCTAAAACTTTTAAAGGGGTGAATCCTCTAGATGAGGCACAATGGATTTTACATCGTCGTGGTGCTTATAAGGCAGATGAACGTGTAATCTAG
- a CDS encoding GNAT family N-acetyltransferase, translating into MNEEVKIERARKEDSETLTELTLRSMNYWSYGEEQIEKWRSKLTISSKYIEEKELYKLTISNNLIGFYSYEEEKSKVAKLNYLFVEPTYIGNGYGKLLMNNFLNQLKKQKYEKVLLDSDPNAEKFYQYFGFKTKGKLETSIPGRFLSMMYLDI; encoded by the coding sequence ATGAATGAAGAGGTAAAAATAGAAAGAGCTCGAAAAGAAGATTCAGAAACACTTACTGAGTTAACACTTCGCTCAATGAATTATTGGAGTTATGGTGAAGAGCAAATTGAAAAATGGAGAAGTAAATTAACCATTTCTTCAAAATATATAGAGGAAAAAGAGCTTTATAAACTCACTATTTCTAATAATTTAATAGGGTTTTATTCTTACGAAGAAGAAAAAAGTAAAGTAGCTAAATTAAACTATTTATTTGTTGAACCTACTTATATAGGTAATGGTTATGGAAAACTTTTGATGAATAATTTTTTAAATCAATTGAAAAAACAGAAATACGAAAAAGTTCTTCTTGATTCTGATCCAAATGCTGAAAAATTTTATCAATATTTTGGTTTTAAAACAAAAGGAAAGTTAGAAACCTCAATTCCAGGCCGTTTTTTATCAATGATGTATCTAGATATCTAG
- the lpxK gene encoding tetraacyldisaccharide 4'-kinase has translation MKLLRILLYPFAVLYDIVTSIRNYFFDTGVLKSTKFNIPVIAVGNLSVGGTGKSPQIEYLIRLLKGTYKVAVLSRGYKRKTKGFQLINDSHTTEDVGDEPMQFYRKFKEEVYVAVDSDRTNGIEQLLTLENPPELVLLDDAYQHRKVTASSYILLTKFDDLFINDFILPTGNLRESRRGVKRAKAIVVTKCPEKLSILEQDELVRRINPSPNQEVFFSRIVYNEDLGGIENLQLKDLTRSKVVLVTGIANPSSLLQYLNERKINFHHIKFPDHHHFSEADVSKIQQQYEALEGKNKFIVTTEKDYVRLEGKLNNLVYIGIKNEFLGDENTFDTLVKNEINKELCNE, from the coding sequence ATGAAACTACTTCGAATTTTACTATACCCATTTGCAGTATTGTATGATATTGTAACAAGTATTAGAAATTATTTTTTTGATACTGGTGTTTTGAAATCAACAAAATTCAATATTCCAGTAATTGCGGTGGGAAATTTAAGTGTTGGAGGAACTGGGAAATCACCACAAATAGAATATTTAATTAGATTATTAAAAGGGACTTATAAAGTAGCCGTTTTAAGTAGAGGTTATAAGAGAAAAACAAAGGGGTTTCAGTTAATTAACGATAGTCATACAACAGAAGATGTAGGAGACGAACCTATGCAGTTTTATAGAAAATTTAAAGAAGAAGTTTATGTAGCGGTTGATTCAGATAGAACTAATGGAATAGAGCAGTTATTAACACTAGAAAATCCGCCAGAATTGGTTTTATTAGATGATGCTTACCAACACAGAAAAGTAACCGCAAGTTCTTATATATTACTAACTAAGTTTGATGATTTATTTATTAATGATTTTATACTTCCTACAGGAAATTTAAGGGAAAGTAGGAGAGGAGTTAAAAGGGCAAAGGCCATAGTAGTTACTAAATGCCCAGAAAAATTATCAATTTTAGAACAAGATGAATTGGTTAGAAGAATTAATCCATCTCCAAATCAGGAAGTCTTTTTTAGTAGGATTGTATATAATGAAGATTTGGGAGGAATAGAAAATCTTCAATTAAAGGACTTAACAAGGTCGAAAGTAGTTTTAGTAACTGGTATTGCGAACCCGAGTTCATTATTGCAATATCTAAACGAAAGAAAGATCAATTTTCATCATATAAAATTTCCTGATCATCATCATTTTTCTGAAGCAGATGTATCAAAGATTCAGCAACAATATGAAGCTTTAGAAGGCAAGAATAAATTTATAGTAACTACAGAAAAAGACTATGTAAGGTTAGAAGGGAAGCTAAATAACCTTGTTTATATTGGTATTAAAAACGAATTTTTAGGAGATGAAAATACTTTTGATACCTTAGTGAAAAATGAAATAAATAAGGAGCTTTGTAATGAATGA
- a CDS encoding Nif3-like dinuclear metal center hexameric protein, whose protein sequence is MQIKEVTNYIEQLAPLAYAEDFDNVGLLVGNYNTTVTGVLVTLDTLEATVEEAIAKNCNLIVSFHPIIFGGLKRLNGNNYVERVVLKAIQNNIAIYATHTALDNVNNGVSAKMCDVLGLEKCKTLIPKKKIIKKLTTYTPTNEASDLRKALFKAGAGSIGNYENCSFNTEGKGSYQGNESSNPTVGNKGQLMFEDETCVSVTFEAFKERQILNALYNNHSYEEVAYEVVTLDNIHQNVGMGMIGEFNSPMNESDFLQFVKSTFKTGCVRHSEKLNKPIKTVAVLGGSGSFAIGNAIKAGADAYISADFKYHEFFKAEKRILLADVGHYESEQFTKNLLVDYLNKKFSSFAIILSEESTNPIYYI, encoded by the coding sequence ATGCAAATTAAAGAAGTTACCAATTACATTGAGCAACTTGCTCCATTGGCATACGCAGAAGACTTTGATAATGTAGGCCTATTGGTTGGAAATTACAACACTACCGTTACAGGGGTTTTAGTTACCCTAGATACTTTAGAAGCAACAGTAGAAGAAGCCATCGCTAAAAACTGTAACCTAATTGTAAGTTTTCATCCTATCATTTTTGGCGGTTTAAAACGTTTAAATGGTAATAATTATGTAGAACGTGTTGTACTAAAGGCTATTCAAAATAACATCGCTATCTATGCTACGCATACTGCTTTAGATAATGTTAACAATGGGGTTTCTGCTAAAATGTGTGACGTATTAGGTTTAGAAAAATGCAAAACTCTTATTCCGAAGAAAAAGATTATTAAAAAATTAACCACCTATACCCCTACAAATGAAGCTTCTGACTTAAGAAAAGCCTTATTTAAAGCTGGAGCAGGAAGTATTGGAAACTACGAAAACTGTAGTTTTAATACAGAAGGAAAAGGAAGTTACCAAGGTAATGAAAGTTCCAACCCAACTGTTGGTAATAAAGGACAACTCATGTTTGAAGATGAAACTTGTGTTTCTGTAACTTTTGAAGCGTTTAAAGAACGTCAAATTCTAAATGCATTATATAACAACCACTCTTATGAAGAAGTGGCATATGAAGTAGTTACTTTAGACAATATCCATCAAAATGTAGGAATGGGAATGATTGGGGAGTTTAATTCTCCTATGAATGAATCTGATTTTTTACAATTTGTAAAAAGTACTTTTAAAACAGGTTGTGTACGACATTCAGAAAAATTAAACAAACCTATAAAAACAGTGGCTGTACTAGGAGGTTCTGGAAGCTTTGCTATTGGTAATGCTATAAAGGCTGGTGCTGATGCCTACATTAGTGCTGATTTTAAATATCATGAATTTTTTAAAGCAGAAAAAAGGATTCTTTTAGCAGATGTTGGACATTATGAAAGTGAGCAGTTTACAAAAAACCTTTTAGTTGATTATCTTAACAAAAAATTTAGTAGTTTTGCAATTATTTTAAGCGAAGAAAGTACAAATCCAATATACTATATTTAA
- a CDS encoding DUF2911 domain-containing protein encodes MKLIKILLPTLLLISSFNYAQITKPSLSPKIKTQQQVGLANFTLEYGQPNAQNRKIFGSLIPYNKLWRTGANSSTKFTVDKDVKLANNTIPAGTYSLYTIPNEKEWTIIIHKNSKLWGAGGYQKNNDLVRFNVPSTHLKSFLETFTIHFENFHTNGADLVIAWEHTKVKIPVFVDSDKAIFDQIDAKITKNTTGKIHPQTYFDAAQFYYHKNVKLEQALKWFNKATELRPNAFWYEYYKGELALHMKKYEIARKSGTKCLKAAKNSKSSDYGYISKCSLLLKALDSK; translated from the coding sequence ATGAAACTTATTAAAATATTATTACCAACCCTTTTATTGATTAGTAGTTTTAATTACGCTCAAATTACTAAGCCTAGTTTAAGTCCAAAAATTAAAACCCAACAACAAGTAGGTTTAGCCAACTTTACTTTAGAATATGGACAACCAAATGCACAAAACCGTAAGATTTTCGGATCATTAATTCCTTATAACAAATTATGGCGTACTGGAGCTAATAGCTCCACCAAATTTACCGTTGATAAAGATGTAAAACTTGCCAATAATACCATTCCAGCGGGAACATATAGTTTATACACCATTCCTAATGAAAAAGAATGGACTATTATTATCCACAAAAACAGTAAACTATGGGGTGCAGGAGGATACCAAAAAAATAATGACTTGGTTCGTTTTAACGTGCCTTCAACACATTTAAAAAGTTTTTTAGAAACCTTTACTATTCATTTTGAAAACTTTCACACCAACGGTGCAGATTTAGTAATTGCTTGGGAACACACCAAAGTAAAAATCCCAGTATTTGTAGATTCTGACAAAGCGATCTTTGATCAAATTGACGCCAAAATCACGAAAAACACTACTGGTAAAATACATCCTCAAACTTATTTCGACGCTGCCCAATTCTATTATCATAAAAATGTAAAATTAGAACAAGCTCTTAAATGGTTCAATAAAGCTACCGAATTACGACCAAATGCCTTTTGGTATGAATACTACAAGGGTGAATTAGCCTTACATATGAAAAAGTATGAAATCGCAAGAAAGAGTGGTACAAAGTGTCTGAAAGCCGCTAAAAACAGCAAATCTTCCGACTATGGCTATATTTCAAAATGTAGTTTACTATTAAAAGCCTTAGATAGTAAATAA